A stretch of the Pedobacter sp. MC2016-14 genome encodes the following:
- the thiL gene encoding thiamine-phosphate kinase: MFENSGRTDLAELGEFGLIKHLTENFKIRHESSIKGVGDDAAVLNFDGKQVLISTDLLLEGIHFDLAYVPLMHLGYKAIQVNLSDIYAMNGIATQVTVSVGLSSKFPLEAVEEIYKGIELACNKFNIDLIGGDTSTSKQGLVISVTSIGYAEKDEVVYRNGAGEGDLLCVSGDLGGAYVGLQILEREKLIFLENPDIQPDLEGKDYIIERQLKPEGRRDIVDLLAQIKVLPTAMIDVSDGLASEIMHICQQSDKGCTIYEDKLPIDPVTYETARELGLDPTICALNGGEDYELLFTIKQSDYDKIKNDVDVSIIGHITDKNSGCKMVSKSNVVHELKAQGWNAFKL, from the coding sequence ATGTTTGAAAATAGCGGAAGGACGGATCTGGCAGAACTAGGTGAATTTGGATTAATAAAACACCTGACGGAGAATTTTAAAATAAGACACGAAAGTAGCATAAAGGGTGTAGGTGATGATGCTGCCGTATTAAATTTTGATGGTAAGCAGGTTTTAATATCTACAGATCTCCTGCTTGAAGGGATCCATTTTGATTTGGCCTATGTGCCACTTATGCATTTGGGTTATAAGGCTATACAAGTAAATTTAAGTGATATTTACGCGATGAACGGTATTGCCACACAGGTAACTGTTTCTGTGGGTTTATCTAGTAAATTTCCTTTAGAGGCTGTAGAAGAAATTTATAAAGGTATTGAGCTGGCTTGTAATAAATTCAACATTGATCTGATTGGTGGTGATACGTCTACCAGTAAACAAGGGTTGGTGATTAGTGTAACGAGCATTGGCTATGCCGAGAAAGATGAAGTTGTTTACCGTAATGGAGCTGGAGAAGGAGATTTGCTCTGCGTTTCAGGCGATTTAGGTGGTGCATATGTAGGTTTACAAATTTTGGAACGTGAGAAATTGATTTTTCTTGAAAATCCTGATATACAGCCTGATTTAGAAGGAAAAGACTATATCATTGAGCGACAGTTAAAACCTGAAGGACGCAGGGATATTGTAGATTTACTTGCTCAGATTAAAGTATTGCCTACGGCAATGATTGATGTATCAGATGGTTTGGCTTCAGAAATTATGCACATTTGTCAGCAGTCGGACAAAGGCTGTACAATTTATGAAGATAAGCTGCCTATAGATCCTGTAACTTATGAAACTGCACGTGAATTAGGCTTGGACCCAACAATATGTGCACTTAATGGTGGTGAAGATTATGAATTGTTGTTTACAATTAAGCAGTCAGACTATGATAAAATAAAAAATGATGTAGACGTTTCTATCATAGGCCACATCACCGATAAAAATTCGGGATGTAAAATGGTATCTAAATCTAATGTTGTTCATGAGCTAAAAGCTCAGGGATGGAATGCCTTTAAATTATAA